From Clavibacter michiganensis, the proteins below share one genomic window:
- a CDS encoding TcpD family membrane protein — MTFQQLILSIIGNLFVLILVIRLVTCWLRKGYGEMITEIVVAVVLFGFVNFPDQSVQILGWIWKHTIAEWFAEK; from the coding sequence GTGACGTTCCAGCAGCTCATCCTCTCCATCATCGGCAACCTCTTCGTGCTCATCCTCGTCATCCGGCTCGTCACCTGCTGGCTGCGCAAGGGGTACGGCGAGATGATCACCGAGATCGTCGTCGCCGTCGTCCTGTTCGGCTTCGTGAACTTCCCCGACCAGTCCGTGCAGATCCTCGGATGGATCTGGAAGCACACCATCGCGGAATGGTTCGCGGAGAAGTGA
- a CDS encoding ATP-binding protein, whose translation MVRAIDYTRRLLGMGRGRSAPAPVYEVVADGLIVTQTDATAWFHVATNNTDLASHGEIDQELDSVVRVIAPRIAGKDCHLKLVWSTSSGAQYEESVHGLYRSGDQTRWVRDRAAAIDEDAMPERHVFLGIVIAARAPRSTSAVESAAGAAFGLGERQVRDAELAGYLHEVHKLGRRLRSGSRLTVTAASAESLSWLLGRSQFRRGGAVPRQGTIQGASLAQLTRGRVVPYADHLRIYDGHGEVAAYQAVLPITDFPIQVDVAQDQSQWLRMLSDITRPSEDGDDVPVTVEASVRFTVLTRKEARKKIKGAHELTKEQRRSAAQGMAGDAGSAIEESELVTDELLQEMRDDGLFLVQSHPRLIVTEGSYDDLMSAIDAVTGFYANAGIDVSPGDEEQRDLFMEALPGDRIRVDDLGHIQDGPGFFGSLFWGGSALPQDGFALGYVSGSTPSPFRFNLISFAENRKATTVALLGRSGVGKSTGLSMMCLDAAFADAWVTLIDPKGDLGGIVTVAQEYGLPAALLTLDGSQQSGALDLFLSSLSPDEAAIQVANQLILLAPPTLRAYADQVALQFAQDMLAAAQAAGEQPSTYRIIEALVASESDAAHALGRNLRATADTPVGKLLMGRAERGSGSVLRTTPGIWNIQLPATSDPPVDTPVAEWDIMHRLGVAVQRSVLNHSLHVAGNRQMTGMRKVIAMPEVHRILAMRDGASFLNQSARVGRANNTHLVLDSQDATGIAGHEGLVEQLVAVFGFQLQSNTQQDALATMLRLPTDEQNIASTRALIGSLSVSHASGEDIKGDSIAWIDTAGSGPARVQFDLPNDHIRQLLDTSPVYDGDSATPASDELITEEEVLQP comes from the coding sequence ATGGTTAGGGCGATCGACTACACGCGGCGGCTGCTCGGTATGGGCCGCGGACGCTCGGCTCCGGCTCCGGTTTACGAGGTCGTCGCGGACGGGCTGATCGTCACGCAGACCGATGCGACCGCGTGGTTCCACGTTGCGACGAACAACACCGACCTGGCCAGCCATGGCGAGATCGACCAAGAGCTCGATTCGGTTGTCCGCGTCATCGCTCCGCGCATCGCGGGCAAGGACTGCCACCTCAAGCTCGTGTGGTCGACCAGCTCGGGCGCTCAGTACGAGGAAAGCGTGCACGGCCTCTACCGATCCGGCGACCAGACACGGTGGGTCCGGGACCGGGCGGCCGCGATCGACGAGGACGCGATGCCTGAGCGGCACGTCTTCCTCGGGATCGTCATCGCCGCGCGAGCGCCCAGGTCGACGTCAGCCGTGGAGTCCGCTGCCGGTGCCGCGTTCGGGCTCGGCGAGCGGCAGGTGCGCGATGCCGAGCTCGCCGGATACCTGCACGAGGTGCACAAGCTGGGGCGTCGTCTGCGGTCGGGGAGCCGTCTCACCGTGACCGCTGCCTCGGCGGAGTCTTTGAGCTGGCTGCTGGGCCGCTCGCAGTTCCGTCGTGGTGGTGCGGTCCCGCGCCAAGGGACCATCCAGGGTGCCTCGCTCGCGCAGCTCACCCGAGGGCGTGTGGTGCCGTACGCGGATCACCTGCGCATCTACGACGGGCACGGCGAGGTTGCCGCGTACCAGGCGGTCCTGCCGATCACCGACTTCCCTATCCAGGTCGACGTCGCCCAGGACCAGAGCCAGTGGCTCCGGATGCTCAGCGACATCACCCGCCCGTCGGAGGATGGTGACGACGTACCGGTGACCGTGGAAGCGTCCGTGCGGTTCACTGTGCTCACGAGGAAGGAGGCCCGGAAGAAGATCAAGGGTGCTCACGAGCTCACCAAGGAGCAGCGCCGCAGCGCCGCGCAGGGCATGGCCGGCGACGCGGGATCCGCGATCGAGGAGAGCGAGCTTGTCACCGACGAGCTACTCCAGGAGATGCGGGACGACGGGCTGTTCCTCGTTCAGTCGCACCCGCGACTCATCGTCACCGAGGGGTCCTACGACGACCTGATGAGCGCCATCGACGCGGTGACGGGGTTCTACGCCAACGCGGGCATCGACGTGTCACCCGGCGACGAGGAGCAGCGGGACCTGTTCATGGAGGCCCTGCCCGGTGATCGGATACGGGTTGATGACCTGGGTCACATCCAGGACGGGCCGGGGTTCTTCGGCTCGCTATTCTGGGGCGGCTCCGCACTCCCACAAGACGGATTCGCGCTCGGGTACGTGTCGGGGAGTACCCCGTCGCCGTTCCGGTTCAACCTCATCTCCTTCGCCGAGAACAGGAAGGCAACCACCGTCGCGCTCCTTGGGCGATCGGGCGTGGGGAAGTCGACCGGGCTCAGCATGATGTGTCTCGATGCCGCGTTCGCGGACGCATGGGTCACGCTCATTGACCCCAAGGGCGACCTCGGCGGCATCGTGACGGTGGCGCAGGAATACGGGCTTCCCGCGGCTCTGCTCACGCTGGATGGGTCGCAGCAGTCCGGCGCGCTCGACCTGTTCTTGTCGTCGCTGTCTCCCGATGAGGCAGCGATCCAGGTCGCGAATCAGCTCATCCTGCTCGCGCCTCCGACACTTCGGGCGTACGCGGACCAGGTGGCGTTGCAGTTCGCTCAGGACATGCTCGCGGCCGCGCAGGCAGCCGGTGAGCAGCCGTCGACGTATCGCATCATCGAGGCGCTGGTGGCGAGCGAGAGCGACGCCGCTCACGCGCTGGGGCGGAATCTGCGGGCGACCGCGGACACCCCGGTCGGGAAGCTGCTCATGGGCCGGGCCGAACGGGGGAGCGGCAGCGTGCTCCGCACGACGCCAGGGATCTGGAACATCCAGCTCCCGGCGACGTCGGACCCGCCGGTTGACACCCCCGTGGCGGAGTGGGACATCATGCACCGACTCGGAGTCGCCGTTCAGCGCAGCGTGCTCAACCACTCGCTGCACGTCGCCGGCAACCGGCAGATGACCGGCATGCGGAAAGTGATCGCGATGCCCGAGGTCCACCGCATACTCGCGATGCGCGACGGGGCGAGCTTCCTGAACCAGTCCGCGCGCGTTGGACGGGCCAACAACACCCACCTGGTGCTCGACTCCCAAGACGCGACCGGCATCGCTGGCCACGAGGGACTGGTCGAGCAGCTGGTCGCCGTGTTCGGGTTCCAGCTCCAGTCGAACACCCAGCAGGACGCCCTAGCCACGATGCTGCGGCTCCCGACGGATGAGCAGAACATCGCCTCGACTCGTGCGCTGATCGGTTCGCTCAGTGTGTCGCACGCGTCGGGTGAAGACATCAAGGGCGACAGCATCGCGTGGATCGACACCGCGGGGTCCGGGCCTGCTCGCGTGCAATTCGACCTGCCGAACGACCACATCCGCCAGCTCCTCGACACCAGCCCTGTGTACGACGGCGACTCCGCCACCCCGGCCAGCGACGAGCTCATCACCGAGGAAGAGGTACTGCAGCCATGA